A genomic segment from Chitinophagaceae bacterium encodes:
- a CDS encoding Gfo/Idh/MocA family oxidoreductase, producing MNKKIKFAVVGFGHIGKRHADLIVKNADAELAAICDIKQKELLRLENYAVPFYQSIEDLLHSGIAVDVINIATPNSLHASQALQCLAHNKHVVVEKPLSLKKSDAEEIVFKALQVHKHVFAVMQNRYSPPSAWLKEMVSSGILGKIFLVQINCFWNRDERYYVKNSWHGSKEQDGGTLFTQFSHFIDLMYWVFGDIENIKARMATFNHKELTQFEDSGYALFDFKNGGMGNLSFSTSVWDKNLESSMTIIAENGSIKVGGQYMDKVEYCHVKNYEMPQLKPTNPGNDYGAYKGSAANHHFVIDNVVEVLNNKSFITTNVLEGMKVVEIIERIYAAATKV from the coding sequence ATGAATAAAAAAATAAAATTTGCTGTGGTGGGTTTTGGCCATATTGGTAAGCGCCATGCAGATTTAATTGTAAAAAACGCAGATGCGGAACTTGCGGCTATTTGTGATATTAAGCAAAAAGAGCTTTTGAGATTAGAAAATTATGCGGTGCCCTTTTATCAATCAATAGAAGATTTACTCCATTCAGGAATAGCCGTTGATGTAATCAATATTGCCACACCCAATTCACTCCATGCTTCACAGGCATTACAATGCCTGGCCCACAATAAACATGTGGTGGTGGAAAAACCATTATCGTTAAAGAAAAGTGATGCCGAAGAAATTGTTTTTAAAGCATTGCAGGTGCATAAGCATGTATTTGCCGTAATGCAAAACCGGTATTCGCCACCATCAGCCTGGCTTAAAGAAATGGTAAGCTCCGGCATTTTGGGAAAAATATTTTTGGTGCAAATCAATTGCTTTTGGAACCGGGATGAACGCTATTATGTAAAAAACAGCTGGCACGGCAGCAAAGAACAGGATGGGGGAACTTTATTTACCCAGTTCAGCCATTTTATAGATTTGATGTATTGGGTTTTTGGCGATATTGAAAATATAAAAGCCAGGATGGCTACTTTTAACCATAAAGAGCTAACTCAATTTGAGGATAGCGGGTATGCATTATTTGATTTTAAAAACGGCGGTATGGGCAACCTTAGCTTTTCCACTTCGGTATGGGATAAAAACCTGGAGAGCAGCATGACCATTATTGCAGAAAACGGCAGCATAAAAGTGGGCGGGCAATACATGGATAAAGTAGAATATTGCCATGTAAAAAATTACGAAATGCCCCAATTAAAGCCCACCAACCCGGGCAACGATTACGGCGCTTACAAGGGCTCGGCAGCCAATCACCATTTTGTAATAGATAATGTGGTGGAGGTGTTGAATAATAAATCATTTATTACCACAAATGTTTTAGAAGGCATGAAAGTGGTGGAAATTATAGAACGTATTTATGCAGCAGCAACAAAGGTTTAA
- a CDS encoding polysaccharide biosynthesis C-terminal domain-containing protein, with amino-acid sequence MSQIRKRTLKATWWIYTGFLIGAINVYLFTNLHWFSAAQYGLTTSLRELSMLVCGLSALGVTSFLYKFFPYYEDNLAPQKNDMLGLALKVALFGFIAMSSILYILKPLVIRKFSENSPLLVEYFYYIIPMGFCILLFQVLEAYSYSFGKGVLTSFLKETLVRFYTLVIIVLKIAGIISFRSFMQLFTLQFLVIFIVLAFILYREKKLWVSFATSRVTKKFRKKIIAILAFTSLVVFVGVLRSSIDSLVLASKINLENAAFFAFATYLASIMQAPFRSIVAITIPILSRAWKDKDTKEIGRIYQRSSINLLCFSLFVFILIWINFSNAISFFNINPEYLIGKWVFFIMGLVTIIEMGTGVNSQIIGTSTYWRFELWTSLLLTALIIPLSYTLTVKFGIIGPALSNLISFIFYNLVRIWFLWKKFRLQPFTSKTIEVLLFAALAYFITHLVFNNNTGLVTMVGSSALFGLLFIAAVYFRNISPDVKPVIESVLKRFSGK; translated from the coding sequence ATGTCCCAAATAAGAAAAAGAACCCTTAAAGCTACCTGGTGGATTTATACTGGCTTTTTAATTGGGGCCATCAATGTTTATCTTTTCACCAATTTACATTGGTTTTCGGCTGCACAATACGGCCTTACTACATCGTTAAGGGAGCTGAGTATGCTGGTTTGCGGCTTATCTGCACTTGGGGTAACCTCTTTTTTATACAAGTTTTTTCCTTATTACGAAGACAACCTGGCGCCGCAAAAAAACGATATGCTTGGCCTTGCTTTAAAGGTTGCATTGTTTGGCTTTATTGCCATGTCGTCTATTTTATATATTTTAAAACCGCTGGTAATCCGAAAATTCAGCGAAAATTCACCTTTATTGGTGGAGTATTTTTATTACATTATTCCCATGGGTTTCTGCATCCTGCTTTTCCAGGTGCTGGAGGCCTACTCCTATAGTTTTGGTAAGGGTGTACTCACCAGCTTTTTAAAAGAAACGCTGGTGCGTTTTTATACACTTGTAATTATAGTTTTAAAAATTGCGGGTATTATCAGCTTTCGCAGTTTTATGCAATTGTTTACCTTGCAGTTTCTGGTAATATTTATTGTACTGGCCTTTATTTTATACCGTGAAAAAAAACTTTGGGTAAGCTTTGCTACCAGCAGGGTAACCAAAAAATTCAGGAAAAAGATTATAGCCATATTGGCTTTTACCAGCCTGGTGGTTTTTGTAGGCGTGCTGCGTTCCAGTATTGACAGCCTTGTGCTTGCATCAAAAATAAACCTGGAAAATGCCGCTTTTTTTGCCTTTGCCACTTACCTGGCATCCATTATGCAGGCGCCTTTCAGGAGTATTGTGGCCATTACCATCCCTATTTTATCCCGTGCATGGAAAGATAAGGATACAAAAGAAATAGGCAGAATCTATCAGCGATCTTCCATTAACCTGCTTTGTTTTTCGCTTTTTGTTTTTATACTTATTTGGATAAATTTTTCCAATGCAATTTCCTTTTTTAATATCAACCCGGAGTACCTGATTGGTAAATGGGTTTTCTTTATTATGGGTTTAGTAACTATAATAGAAATGGGCACCGGGGTAAACAGCCAGATAATTGGCACTTCCACTTACTGGCGCTTTGAACTATGGACAAGCCTTTTACTTACGGCTTTAATTATTCCGCTAAGTTACACGCTTACTGTAAAATTTGGTATTATTGGCCCGGCATTAAGCAACCTTATCTCCTTTATTTTTTACAACCTGGTACGCATTTGGTTTTTATGGAAAAAATTTCGTCTGCAACCCTTTACGTCCAAAACTATTGAAGTATTGCTATTTGCTGCCCTTGCCTATTTTATAACTCATTTGGTTTTTAACAATAATACCGGCCTGGTTACTATGGTTGGCAGTTCGGCCCTTTTTGGCCTCTTGTTTATTGCAGCCGTATATTTTAGGAATATTTCGCCAGATGTAAAGCCCGTTATAGAATCTGTACTAAAAAGATTTTCGGGCAAATAA
- a CDS encoding gliding motility-associated C-terminal domain-containing protein — translation MRNFALFIFLCICCQFSFSQVNLSNGLVAYYPFSGTASDASGNNINGTVNNASLTSDKFGQTNAAYYFDGSTSYIQLPYSNLYNFSPQDSFTISVDVLPDAGNAWPAQAIVVKSPANPNFNASQWNYGTYVFNYNAMSGYSATHVVNGSTLFTTNPCWYNIIVTYKNGIWHLYVNGVLEDQDLTQTFFILQDGPASKIAIGKKGDAFGDFYKGKMDEVRLYHKVLNADEISALSSCNSVLTCNNWLETPSYSSNVTIGDIDVNGDQLTVEALVNVNSAWGNTGFGKLVSKHTGPSDVNYSLMPYTAEITTTNGYKNTPVTCMPNKDKVYHVAMVYDGTILKFYRNGFLMSSISCTGNLITNDFLTTIGEGATSPGPNYQHYGYMNEIRIWNVARTQAQIQQYMNSSLPSPGTQTGLMAYYIFDNLLNKQGNAAFNGTLAGAASINATVPQCNFIADSCVIVLPACSSHQDFSFTQNICNPNNLTFSCLTQGSTGIEWDFGDGATSNGSTLANHTYGTAGTYNVQLVQNTGTCMDTVIKSINVSVINSTPLVVTNNTTICPGASLSLQAQASEEYCWWPAAGLSSITIQNPVATPSQTTTYYLNASVIGNNLINNGNFSLGNTGFTSQYIYAGTNTTEGEYYVGNNPQTWNAALSNCIDHTSGSGNMLLVNGSPTPNLEVWKKTITVTPNTNYSFSTWIQALGAINPAQLQFSINGNAIGSPITASLPTCTWAKFRTTWNSGNNTTANISIINKNILVQGNDFALDDISFAAITIRHDSVTVFIDNPDITASIDTAICKNQSVPLSASGAVTYTWSPPTGLNNPNIANPVAGPLATQQYIVTGVNALGCIAKDTVLVSIKALPNVKTLNDTSACINNTIVLTTTGAATYSWSPAAGLNNPNISNPVFSGAMGNYVFYVTGTAANGCIAKDTVNIAISGTLPINSIVDTAVCPNKPIILSTTGASTYSWSPATGLNNPNIANPIFSFIAAGTYTYYVTGTSASNCTGKDTIVITVKIPPVVKANADTSICNNQAVTLSVTGAISYTWSPSGNLNNPNTANPVFNGPAGNHVLYVSGTGSNGCSNRDSVAILVTNPKTFLQPPEKEFCLNGSVTLDGANGINGVKYTWAPSPYLSNLNSINPIANPPATQNFQLTLTDLNCNKDSIFTVTVRVIALPNITVTKSNDISCATLTAVLFANGASSYTWQPAGTLSSNNSPATIAHPSNSTMYVVTGKDENGCTNKDSILVNRIAININDYQLPSAFTPNDDGRNECFGIKKWGFTSISEFRFVIFNRFGNKVFETNDPANCWNGKFQGQPADAGAYVFQISGKTGCGPFSRKGNVILLR, via the coding sequence ATGAGAAATTTTGCTCTATTTATTTTTCTTTGCATTTGTTGTCAATTTTCTTTTTCTCAGGTAAATCTTAGTAATGGATTGGTAGCCTATTATCCCTTTAGCGGAACCGCTTCAGATGCAAGTGGAAATAACATTAATGGAACAGTAAACAATGCATCACTCACATCAGATAAATTTGGCCAGACAAATGCAGCTTATTATTTTGATGGAAGTACCTCATACATTCAACTTCCTTATTCTAATTTGTATAATTTTTCACCCCAGGATTCTTTTACTATTTCGGTAGATGTATTACCCGATGCCGGAAATGCCTGGCCTGCACAGGCAATAGTGGTAAAATCTCCAGCTAACCCAAATTTTAATGCATCGCAATGGAATTACGGCACTTATGTTTTCAATTATAATGCAATGAGTGGATACTCTGCCACGCATGTTGTAAATGGCAGCACCTTATTCACTACAAACCCTTGCTGGTACAATATTATTGTTACTTATAAAAACGGTATTTGGCATTTGTATGTAAATGGTGTTTTAGAAGATCAGGATTTAACGCAAACCTTTTTTATTTTACAAGACGGGCCGGCATCAAAAATTGCAATTGGCAAAAAGGGAGATGCCTTTGGTGATTTTTATAAAGGGAAGATGGATGAGGTAAGACTATATCACAAGGTATTAAATGCAGATGAAATTTCGGCATTGTCATCCTGTAACTCTGTTTTAACCTGCAATAACTGGCTTGAAACTCCCTCCTATTCTTCCAATGTTACCATAGGAGATATTGACGTTAATGGCGATCAACTTACTGTAGAAGCATTAGTAAATGTTAATAGTGCATGGGGTAATACTGGTTTTGGCAAACTTGTATCGAAACATACCGGGCCATCTGATGTGAATTATTCATTAATGCCCTATACTGCGGAAATTACAACTACAAATGGTTATAAAAATACACCCGTTACTTGTATGCCAAATAAAGATAAAGTTTACCATGTGGCAATGGTATATGATGGTACAATATTAAAATTCTACCGAAATGGTTTTCTTATGAGTAGTATTTCATGTACTGGTAATCTAATAACAAATGATTTTCTAACAACTATTGGAGAAGGAGCGACATCACCCGGTCCCAATTATCAACATTATGGCTATATGAACGAAATCCGCATTTGGAATGTAGCCCGAACCCAGGCGCAAATTCAGCAATACATGAACAGCTCACTTCCCTCGCCTGGCACGCAAACGGGCCTGATGGCATATTATATTTTTGACAACCTGCTGAACAAGCAGGGCAATGCTGCATTTAACGGAACCCTTGCAGGCGCCGCATCCATTAATGCTACAGTACCGCAATGCAACTTTATTGCAGACTCATGCGTAATTGTTTTACCAGCCTGCAGCAGCCACCAGGACTTTAGCTTTACACAAAATATTTGCAACCCCAATAACCTTACATTCAGTTGCCTTACCCAGGGTAGCACAGGTATTGAATGGGATTTTGGAGATGGCGCTACCAGCAACGGGTCAACACTTGCTAACCATACTTATGGCACCGCAGGCACCTACAACGTTCAACTGGTACAAAATACCGGAACCTGCATGGATACAGTTATAAAATCCATTAATGTTTCTGTCATCAATTCAACCCCATTAGTGGTAACCAACAATACCACTATTTGCCCGGGAGCTTCATTAAGCCTGCAGGCGCAGGCTTCTGAGGAATATTGCTGGTGGCCTGCTGCAGGCTTAAGCAGTATAACAATTCAAAACCCGGTGGCAACCCCATCTCAAACTACCACTTATTATCTCAATGCATCTGTAATAGGCAATAACCTTATTAACAACGGTAATTTTTCATTGGGTAATACTGGTTTTACTTCGCAATATATTTACGCAGGTACCAACACTACCGAAGGCGAATATTATGTTGGCAACAATCCACAAACATGGAATGCTGCACTGAGCAATTGCATAGACCATACAAGCGGCAGCGGTAATATGTTACTCGTAAACGGATCGCCAACCCCAAACCTTGAAGTTTGGAAAAAAACAATTACCGTTACGCCAAATACCAATTATTCCTTTTCTACCTGGATACAGGCATTAGGGGCCATCAACCCGGCACAGCTGCAATTTTCTATAAACGGAAATGCTATTGGTAGCCCTATTACGGCCAGCCTTCCCACCTGTACCTGGGCAAAATTTCGTACTACTTGGAACTCCGGCAACAATACCACGGCAAATATTTCCATTATCAATAAAAATATTTTGGTGCAAGGCAATGATTTTGCATTGGATGATATTTCATTTGCAGCCATTACCATAAGGCATGATAGCGTTACTGTTTTTATTGACAACCCCGATATTACCGCATCCATTGATACGGCAATTTGTAAAAATCAATCTGTACCACTTAGTGCATCGGGCGCAGTAACTTATACCTGGAGTCCGCCAACCGGTTTAAACAATCCCAATATTGCCAATCCTGTTGCTGGCCCTTTAGCTACACAGCAATACATTGTAACTGGGGTAAATGCACTTGGCTGTATTGCAAAAGATACCGTTTTGGTGAGCATAAAAGCCCTGCCCAATGTAAAAACACTTAATGATACATCTGCTTGTATAAACAACACAATTGTATTAACAACAACCGGCGCTGCCACTTACTCCTGGAGCCCTGCAGCCGGATTAAACAATCCAAATATTTCAAACCCGGTTTTTTCGGGAGCCATGGGTAATTATGTTTTTTATGTAACCGGCACCGCAGCAAATGGATGCATTGCAAAAGATACTGTAAACATTGCTATAAGTGGAACGCTTCCCATAAATAGTATTGTGGATACAGCGGTATGCCCAAATAAACCAATTATTTTATCTACCACAGGCGCTTCAACCTACTCATGGAGCCCGGCAACAGGTTTAAATAATCCAAATATTGCCAATCCTATATTTTCGTTTATTGCAGCCGGCACCTACACTTATTATGTAACCGGAACAAGCGCCAGTAATTGCACAGGAAAAGATACTATTGTTATTACTGTTAAAATTCCGCCAGTAGTTAAAGCCAATGCCGATACAAGTATTTGCAACAATCAAGCCGTTACACTTTCCGTAACCGGTGCAATATCCTATACCTGGAGCCCATCAGGCAATTTAAATAACCCCAATACGGCAAACCCTGTTTTTAACGGCCCGGCTGGGAACCATGTATTGTATGTTTCAGGAACCGGTAGCAATGGATGCAGCAATAGAGACAGCGTAGCCATTTTAGTAACCAACCCAAAGACATTTCTTCAGCCACCAGAGAAAGAATTTTGTTTAAATGGTTCCGTAACATTAGATGGTGCAAATGGTATAAATGGCGTAAAATATACCTGGGCTCCTTCGCCCTATTTGAGTAATCTTAATAGTATAAACCCAATTGCCAACCCACCTGCTACGCAAAATTTTCAACTTACCCTTACCGATTTAAATTGTAATAAGGATAGCATCTTCACTGTAACAGTAAGGGTAATTGCTTTACCCAATATTACTGTAACTAAATCCAACGATATTTCCTGCGCTACATTAACTGCCGTTTTATTTGCCAACGGCGCTTCATCTTATACCTGGCAACCTGCCGGTACTTTAAGCAGCAATAATTCCCCGGCCACCATAGCGCATCCAAGCAACAGCACTATGTATGTGGTAACCGGTAAAGATGAAAATGGCTGTACCAATAAGGACAGTATTTTGGTAAACAGGATAGCCATTAATATTAATGATTACCAGCTACCCAGCGCTTTTACACCCAATGACGATGGCAGAAACGAATGTTTCGGTATCAAAAAATGGGGATTTACTTCTATTTCCGAATTCAGGTTTGTGATTTTTAACCGCTTTGGCAATAAGGTTTTTGAAACCAACGACCCTGCAAATTGCTGGAACGGTAAATTTCAAGGCCAGCCTGCTGATGCAGGCGCTTATGTGTTCCAAATTAGCGGAAAAACAGGTTGCGGGCCTTTTTCAAGAAAAGGTAATGTTATTTTGCTGAGGTAA
- a CDS encoding menaquinone biosynthesis protein, translated as MDRKIRIGAVSYLNTKPLLYGFEKGLLDTETSIITDYPAALAEKLLHDDIDVGLIPAAILPALKERHIISEFCIAASKPVASVCIFSEVPITAVKEIYLDYQSRTSVALAKILVKQYWKITPKYITAHEGYEQKVGHTTAALIIGDRALNKLSSVPYVYDLAEAWQLMTGLPFVFAVWAANKQLPSAFIHTFNETTGMGLKHIPEIIAANPFEAYNLHTYFTQNIDYRMDEAKMQGLQLFLEML; from the coding sequence TTGGACAGAAAAATAAGGATAGGCGCTGTAAGTTACCTCAATACAAAGCCTCTTTTATATGGATTTGAAAAAGGGTTGCTGGATACAGAAACATCAATAATAACCGATTACCCGGCTGCCCTGGCAGAAAAATTGTTGCATGACGATATTGATGTGGGCCTTATACCGGCAGCAATTTTACCGGCGCTTAAAGAGCGGCATATCATATCAGAATTTTGTATAGCTGCAAGTAAACCAGTGGCAAGTGTGTGTATTTTTAGCGAGGTACCCATTACCGCAGTAAAAGAAATTTATTTAGATTACCAAAGCCGTACTTCGGTGGCGCTGGCAAAAATATTAGTAAAGCAATACTGGAAAATTACGCCCAAATATATAACGGCACATGAAGGGTACGAACAAAAAGTTGGACACACAACTGCTGCATTGATCATTGGGGATAGGGCGCTCAATAAATTATCATCGGTGCCTTATGTTTACGACCTTGCAGAAGCGTGGCAGCTCATGACAGGCCTGCCCTTTGTTTTTGCCGTGTGGGCCGCCAATAAGCAATTACCATCAGCATTTATTCATACGTTTAATGAAACAACAGGAATGGGTTTAAAGCATATTCCCGAAATTATTGCCGCAAACCCTTTTGAAGCTTACAACCTGCATACCTATTTTACTCAAAATATAGATTACAGGATGGATGAAGCAAAAATGCAGGGTTTGCAATTATTTTTAGAAATGTTGTAA
- the purB gene encoding adenylosuccinate lyase: MQLTPLTAISPIDGRYHKNSIQLKEYFSEYALMKYRVKVEVAYFLFLSEKKFFKLNPKTKTALTHCAESFSEEDAQKIKQTETITNHDVKAVEYFIKEKLEQLGEENIKEWVHFGLTSQDINNTAFPLLWKDAIEQQYLPDVLNLQQHIIKLASAWKNIPMLARTHGQPASPTRLGKEMMVFAERLENQVQLFSYIPFMGKFGGATGNFNAHHVAYPKYNWIKFANDFLENKLGLQRQQYSTQIEHYDTLAAHFDAIKRINTILIDLCRDIWQYISMDYFKQKTKKNEVGSSAMPHKVNPIDFENAEGNLGLANAMLEHLSAKLPISRLQRDLTDSTVLRNVGVPVAHTSIAIRSIEKGLNKLILNEAKLHADLEANWAVVAEAIQTVLRRENYPQPYEALKELTRGKKVVDKKSIHQFIAKLKVSAAIKKELKSITPQNYTGV, encoded by the coding sequence ATGCAATTAACGCCACTTACTGCTATTTCGCCAATTGATGGCCGCTATCATAAAAACAGCATCCAATTAAAGGAGTATTTTTCGGAATATGCCTTAATGAAGTACCGTGTAAAAGTGGAGGTAGCCTATTTTTTGTTTTTATCGGAAAAAAAATTTTTTAAACTAAATCCCAAAACCAAAACGGCATTAACCCATTGTGCCGAATCTTTTAGTGAGGAAGATGCGCAAAAAATAAAGCAAACGGAAACAATCACCAACCATGATGTAAAAGCAGTAGAATATTTTATTAAAGAAAAGCTGGAACAGCTAGGAGAAGAAAACATAAAAGAGTGGGTGCATTTTGGCCTTACATCGCAGGATATTAACAATACGGCTTTCCCCTTACTATGGAAAGATGCTATTGAACAACAATACCTGCCAGATGTTTTGAACCTTCAGCAACATATTATAAAACTTGCATCCGCCTGGAAAAACATTCCTATGCTTGCAAGAACGCATGGACAACCAGCTTCGCCAACAAGGCTGGGAAAAGAAATGATGGTATTTGCAGAACGGCTGGAAAACCAGGTACAGCTTTTTAGCTATATCCCTTTTATGGGAAAATTTGGCGGTGCTACCGGAAATTTTAATGCCCACCATGTGGCTTATCCAAAATATAACTGGATAAAATTTGCCAACGATTTTTTGGAAAATAAACTGGGTTTGCAGCGGCAGCAATACAGTACCCAAATAGAGCATTACGATACACTTGCCGCACATTTTGATGCCATTAAACGCATCAATACCATTTTAATTGATTTGTGCCGGGATATTTGGCAATACATCAGCATGGATTATTTTAAACAAAAAACAAAAAAAAATGAAGTAGGCAGTAGTGCAATGCCCCACAAAGTGAACCCCATTGATTTTGAAAATGCAGAAGGTAACCTTGGATTGGCCAATGCAATGTTGGAGCACCTTTCGGCCAAGCTTCCCATATCCAGATTACAAAGGGATTTAACCGACAGTACGGTTTTAAGAAATGTTGGCGTACCCGTTGCCCATACCAGTATTGCCATTCGATCTATTGAAAAAGGTTTAAACAAACTCATTTTAAACGAGGCAAAATTACATGCCGACCTTGAAGCCAACTGGGCTGTGGTGGCCGAAGCCATTCAAACCGTTTTACGCAGGGAAAACTATCCGCAACCTTATGAAGCGCTTAAAGAATTAACCAGGGGAAAAAAGGTGGTGGATAAAAAATCCATTCATCAATTTATTGCAAAGCTAAAAGTAAGCGCTGCAATAAAAAAAGAATTAAAAAGTATTACGCCGCAAAACTATACCGGAGTTTAG
- a CDS encoding peptide chain release factor 3 has translation MKYDSEINRRKTFAIISHPDAGKTTLTEKLLLFGGAIQTAGAVKSNKIKKHATSDFMEIERQRGISVATSVMSFEYKNFLVNLLDTPGHKDFAEDTFRTLTAVDSVVLVVDSVNGVEEQTRRLMEVISMRKTPVIVFINKMDRDGKNRFELLEEIEKELKIQLHPMTWPINSGKDFKGVYNIHEKNLVLFTAGTKAVAADQIKIEELSENILNKKIGEKDAAALREDVELVSGVYGELNTPEYLAGNIAPVFFGSAVNNFGVKEMLETFIRIAPTPRPRQTNKREVAPSEEKFSGFVFKIHANLDPRHRDRIAFLRVCSGKFERNTYYHHVRLNKDFRFSNPYSFMARQKEVIEDAYPGDVVGLFDTGNFKIGDTLSQGEDFFYTGIPSFSPEIFKEVVNKDPMKTKQLEKGLLQLTDEGVAQLFTQFSGNKKIIGCVGELQFEVIQYRLLQEYGASVQMNNLPFYKACWITSKSPEKLDEYTKYKQANIAEDKDGHLVYLAQSEWFLNTERSNNPDIEFHYSSEIHK, from the coding sequence ATGAAATACGATAGCGAAATCAACAGGCGAAAAACCTTTGCCATCATTAGTCACCCCGATGCCGGTAAAACCACACTCACCGAAAAATTACTTTTGTTTGGCGGAGCCATTCAAACCGCAGGTGCCGTTAAAAGCAATAAAATAAAAAAACATGCTACCAGCGATTTTATGGAAATTGAACGGCAGCGTGGCATTTCTGTTGCTACCAGCGTAATGTCGTTTGAGTATAAAAATTTTTTGGTAAACCTGCTGGATACTCCAGGCCACAAAGACTTTGCCGAAGATACCTTTCGAACGCTTACTGCTGTGGACAGCGTGGTGCTGGTAGTGGACAGTGTAAATGGAGTGGAAGAACAAACCCGCCGGCTTATGGAAGTTATCAGCATGCGCAAAACACCGGTTATTGTTTTTATCAATAAAATGGACCGGGATGGCAAAAACAGATTTGAACTATTGGAAGAAATTGAAAAAGAACTAAAAATCCAGTTGCACCCAATGACCTGGCCCATTAACAGCGGTAAAGATTTTAAAGGCGTTTATAATATCCATGAAAAAAACCTTGTACTGTTTACCGCAGGTACAAAAGCCGTTGCAGCAGACCAAATAAAAATTGAAGAACTTTCAGAAAATATTTTAAACAAAAAGATTGGGGAAAAAGATGCGGCTGCATTAAGAGAAGATGTAGAACTGGTAAGTGGAGTTTACGGTGAACTTAATACACCCGAATACCTTGCAGGAAATATTGCACCGGTATTTTTTGGCAGCGCTGTAAATAATTTTGGCGTTAAAGAAATGCTCGAAACTTTTATTCGCATTGCACCTACACCCAGGCCAAGGCAAACCAATAAAAGAGAGGTAGCGCCATCTGAAGAAAAATTCAGCGGATTTGTTTTTAAAATACACGCCAACCTCGATCCCAGGCACAGGGACAGGATAGCTTTTTTAAGAGTGTGCAGCGGAAAATTTGAACGCAATACCTATTACCACCATGTACGGCTCAATAAAGATTTTAGGTTTAGTAACCCCTATTCTTTTATGGCCAGGCAAAAAGAAGTTATAGAAGATGCCTATCCCGGCGATGTGGTAGGCTTGTTTGATACGGGAAATTTTAAAATTGGCGACACGCTCAGCCAGGGCGAAGATTTTTTTTACACTGGCATACCCAGCTTTTCGCCTGAAATATTTAAAGAAGTGGTAAATAAAGATCCCATGAAAACCAAACAACTGGAAAAAGGACTGCTGCAACTTACCGATGAAGGCGTAGCCCAGTTGTTTACCCAATTTTCGGGCAATAAAAAAATTATTGGTTGCGTGGGCGAATTACAGTTTGAAGTAATTCAATACCGGCTGCTGCAGGAGTATGGCGCATCTGTACAAATGAATAACCTGCCTTTTTATAAAGCCTGCTGGATTACTTCCAAAAGCCCGGAAAAGCTGGATGAATATACAAAATACAAACAGGCCAATATTGCCGAAGATAAAGATGGCCACCTCGTATATCTTGCCCAAAGCGAATGGTTTTTAAATACAGAACGCAGCAATAACCCCGATATAGAATTTCACTATAGCAGCGAAATTCACAAATAA